DNA from Verrucomicrobiia bacterium:
AACTTGATAAAATTTTTGAATTTTTCGATCCTTAAATTGCTGTGATAAAGCCTGATGAGCTTTATCAGTTTTAGTAACAAGCAACACGCCACTTGTTTCCTTATCCAAACGATGAACGATTCCTGGCCTTTCCACACCACCGATCCCCGAAAGCGAGCCCCGGCAATGATGCAACAAAGCGTTAACCAGTGTCCCTTCAGAATGTCCAGGAGCCGGATGCACAACCAAACCCTGCGGTTTGTTAATTGCTAGAAATTCATCATCTTCATATAAAATCTGCAATGCAATTTCTTCGGGTTTCAAATTCAAAGATTGCATCGGCGGAAAATGAATCGTTATCTCATCTCCTATTCGAACTCGAATAGAAGATTTCGCCGATTTTTGATTTACTAAAATACACGAACCGCGAATTAATTGTTGAATCCGAGAGCGCGTTAATTCAGGATTTTTTTTAACCAACCATTGATCAACGCGCAACCCCGCTTCATCCACAAATAAAACCCGATCCATATCAATGGATTACTCTAACCTACTCAGGGAAAAATTTTTCAAATTTTACCGTGCCATCTGCCATAACAACGACATTTCCCGAAGAATATATCTGATTTTTTCCAACAAACAAATAAAGTTGATCTCGATCCTCTGCATAAAAAAA
Protein-coding regions in this window:
- a CDS encoding RluA family pseudouridine synthase, which produces MDMDRVLFVDEAGLRVDQWLVKKNPELTRSRIQQLIRGSCILVNQKSAKSSIRVRIGDEITIHFPPMQSLNLKPEEIALQILYEDDEFLAINKPQGLVVHPAPGHSEGTLVNALLHHCRGSLSGIGGVERPGIVHRLDKETSGVLLVTKTDKAHQALSQQFKDRKIQKFYQVLAQSFPKKSEGEIISAIERHPVHRKKMAVSKKGKLAITRYKIIEKFKAASFLECQILTGRTHQIRVHLLSIGCPVLGDKLYGKVASQAPRQMLHARRLIFQHPLTKKEMVIEAGLPEDFIHLLEQLRHGKNF